The genome window GAATGACGAGGCCAGCTCCAGCGTCATCTTTTGAATGGTGACGCCCAGCCAGCCACGCGTGACCTTGCCGTCCTTCATCAGATCGCTGACGATCGACTTCGCCATGTTGATGGGAATGGCGAAGCCGATGCCGACGTTGCCGCCGTTGCCGGACAGGATCATGGTGTTGATGCCGACCACGTCGCCGTTCATATTGAGCAACGGACCGCCGCTGTTGCCGGGGTTGATGGAAGCGTCGGTCTGGATGAAGGCGTCATACGGTCCCGCACCCAGGTTGCGCCCCTTGGCGCTGACGATGCCGGTGGTGACGGTGTGTTGCAGGCCGAACGGGTTGCCGATGGCGACCACCCATTCACCGACATCCAGCGTTGCGGAGTCACCCAGCTTCATGTGCGGCAGCGGAGAGGTGTGGCCATCCTTGCGCACGATTTTCAGCAGGGCGATGTCAGTGACCGCGTCCTGGCCGATGAGCTCGGCTTCATACTCCTTACCGTCGTGCAACTGCACCTGAACCTTGTCCGCTCCGTCCACCACGTGGTTGTTGGTGAGGACGTGGCCCTCGGCGTCAATGATGAATCCGGAACCGGACCCCTGTGGAGCCGGTTGCGGCATCGGTGCGCCTGGACCAAAAGGAGTTTGCCCAAAGGGCTTGTGTGGGCTGGAGCCGCGCATCTGAGCCACCTTCATGGTGGAGTGAACGCCAACCACGGCCTGGTCGTTCCACTTCACCACTTCGGTGATGCGGTTGGTCCCGACCGGGTTGATATCGGTGCTGAGGGCATACGCGTTGCCCGCTTGCAGACTCCGACCGCTTCCCACAATAGAAAGCATGGGGATGCCGACAAACAGCAACGCCGCCACAGTGAGAATTTTCCAATTCGGTTTCATCATGGTGTGTCTCCATCGGGAGAAGAGTGGTTTGTCTAATTTTTGCCTGGAATGGGTTCCAAGTCTCTGCACTTAGGATAAGGACGGTGAATTAAGTTTGAATTAATGGAATATTAATTTATTTTAATTGAGCCCGAATGGAGAACGGGAAAAGGTGGGGACGCCCGCAGAGGAAAAGGGGATGGGAACGTATCTTTCGGTTTTTTCAAGCAAAACGGTTTCAACTGCGGGAAATCTGGATTATACTTTTCAAGGGTCCCGCGACTCGGGGCCTCTTTCTTTAACAGGATGGCGCAAGCGATGAAAACCGAAGACGTGGTCGATCATTTGAATCGCATTTCATTTTTCGACGATTTCTCTGAAGAAGACAAACAGAAGCTGGCACAGGTGCCGGGAACCGTGCAGAACCTGGCGGCCGGGGAGTGCATCATCCGCAAGGGCACCACGGACCCTACCATGTATTTCGTGTTGGAGGGGGTGGTGATCATCTCCGCCGGCGAAGACCTGAGGCACGAAATCACCGAGCTGCATGCCGGCGCGCTGTTCGGTGATGTGCCGTTCGTCAAGGCGGTGCCGCGCGTGACCAGCGTTCTTGCCAAAAGCGCTGCCACGGTGTTGCGTTTCAACAAGGATCACATGGACCAGCTGGGGCCGGACCTCATCGGCAAGTTCAAGGACCAGTTTCTGAGACTGTTCGTCATCCGCCTCGACATGCTGAAAAGCACCATCAGTCAGAATCGCGTCGATTTCGAAAAGTTTTTCGATTCCTTCCAGAGCATCTTCAAGGAAATCGAAATGATGAACCAGGACATCATCCTTCCCGACGACGACGACAACAACAACCGCTGACGCGCCGTTCGCATCCTCTGCGAACAGAAACTCTCATTCCGTAACAATAATAGTTTGTGTGGGTGTCTGTCTGCGTGAAAGCGGGCAGGGGGCGTGCGTCGTTGAGGGGTGCGCTACTTTTTGGGGATGGAGAAGGCGAGCAGGAACCAGCCGGTCATGAACGACAGGCCGCCCAGCGGCGTCACCGGACCCAGCACCCTGGGGCCGCCCAGCGCCAGCCAGTAGAGGCTGCCCGAAAACAAAACGATGCCCGCGAGGAAAAACCAGCCGGCCTTGATGACCTTCGAGTTGTGGCCCTCACCCAGTTGATGCGCGAGCAGGCCCACCAGCACCAGCGCCAGGCTGTGAAAGAACTGGTACTGCGTCGCGGTGTGAAACGTGGCCAGGCTTTTTTCGGTCAGCACCGCCTTGAGGGAATGCGCTCCGAACGCGCCCAGCATGACGCTCAACCCGCCCAGAATGCCGCCCAGCAGAATCCATTGCCGCATGATAGTCACCCCACGATGTTGTAACGGCGCGGCCGGTACGTGACGCCGAACTGCTGCTCGGCGATCTCCGCGCATTTGTCTTCGTCCACGTCCTGCTGGTGGGTCACGATGGTGGCCTGCACCTCCGGGATGTGAACTTTGGCATCTTCAATGAATTTCAGAATCTCGTCGTAGATGCGACCGCGGTAATTCGGCAATGGCTGGCTGACTTCATCGTAGGCGTCGGAGTTGTCGGCGTTGAGGCTGATCGATACGGAATCGACGAGGCCTGCGAGCTCCGGCAGAATATTGCGTTTGTTGATGACGTTGCCGTGGCCGTTGGTATTGAGCCGCACGCGTCCGCCCGCGGCCTTGATTTTTTGCGCCACGTTTTTGATGACGTCGAGACGCAGCGTCGGTTCGCCGTAGCCGCAGAACACGACCTCGTCGTACTTCGCCGGGTCGTCGATCGACGCCCACACCTCGTCGGCGGTGGGTTCGCGGTCCAGCGCCAGGTTGTAACCCTGCACGATGGGTTTCGAGATACGCGTGCAGAACACGCAATTGGCGGTGCAGCGTTGCGTCAGGTTCAGATAGAGCGAGTTCCTTATCTGGTACGAAATGGTGCCGGACTGCGCGGTGTTGCCGATGCCGTACAAATCGAAAAAGCTGAGCTCCACCGTGCGGTGCAGGTCCTGCACGCTGGTGCCGCGCAATTCGGCCAGAAACTCCGCCGTGTGGTTGACGAACGCCGGTTCGTTGCGTTTGCCGCGCATGGGTACCGGCGCCATGTAGGGGCAATCGGTTTCGACGAACAGACGATCCGCTGGAATGGTTTTGGCGACGGCGCGCAGGTCCTCCGCATTTTTGAAAGTCACCACGCCGGAAAAGGAAATGTAAAAGCCCATAGCCAGCGCCGCTTCCGCCATTTCCTGGTCGCCGGTGAAGCAGTGGAAAATGCCGGCGCGTCCGTTCGGGTCTTGCGGATAGTACTCGGACAGGATGGCGAGGGTGTCTTCCTTGGCGTCGCGGCTGTGGATGACCAGCGGTTTTTTGTGCTCGCGCGCCAGTTCGATGTGCTTGCGGAAATGCGCGCGTTGCAGGTCGTGCGGCGAATAGTTTTTAAAGTAGTCGAGGCCGGTCTCGCCGACGGCGATCACGCGTGGGTGTTGCAAGAGTTCGCGCAGCTCGAGATAGGTGTTGTCGTCGATGTCCTTGACGTCGTGCGGATGGATGCCGACGGCGGCGTAAATGAAGTCGTGCTCTTCCGTCAGCGCCACCGAACGGTGACTGCTCGGGATGTCGCAGCCGATGTTGACGATGTATTTGACGCCGTGGTCGCGGGCGCGCTGGATGATGGCGTCGCGGTCGGCGTCGAAATCGGCCATGTCAATGTGTGCGTGGGTGTCGATGATCATTTCACGCGCGCTCCCAGTTCCAATTCTTCGTCGAATCCGGCGAGGACGACCTTGCCCTGATCGCTGCCCGCCAGGATCATGCCCTGCGATTCAATGCCCATCAGTTTCGCCGGTTTGAGGTTGGCGACGAGGATCACCTTGCGCCCGACCAGCTGCTCCGGTTCGTAACTTTCGGCGATGCCCGCCACCACCTGCCGCTGTTCGTGGCCGAGATCGACCTTCAGCTTGATGAGTTTTTTTGATTTCTTCACCTTCTCCGCTTCGAGGATGAGGGCGACGCGCAGATCGAGCCTCATGAAATCGTCGATCTGGATGAGGTTGTCTTCCTCTACCGCGGCGGCGCCGTCGTCGCCGGAGGCCTTCACTTCCACAGTGGCCAGGATTTTTTCAGCGGCCTTGTCCTCGATGCGCGGGAAAATCTGCTCGCCCTGTTTCGACTGCGCACTGGCGGACAGCCAGCCCCAGGTGCGGATGGAAGGCAGACCCTGATCCTCGATCGGGGTTTCGACGCCGAGTTGCTGCATCATCTTCTTCGACGTATCCGGCATGAACGGGTGGATGAGAATGGCGATGACACGGCAGGCCTCGGCGGCGTTGTAGAGCACGGTGGCGAGGCGTTTTTTGCCGTCGTCGGATTTGGCCAGGTTCCACGGCGCGGTGCTGTTGATGTATTGATTGGACGCGTCGAGCAGTTCCCAGATTTTCATCAGGATGCGGTTGTAGGCCAACTCGTCGTACAACTCGTTGACCTGTTCGACCACTTCCTTGGACTTGCCCTTGAGGCCTGCGTCCTCGTCGCCTTCGACATCTATTTCCGGCACGCGGCCTTCAAAGTATTTGCCCAGCATGTTGAGCGTGCGGTTGAGCAGATTGCCCAGGTTGTTGGCGAGGTCGCTGTTGACGCGACCGATCAACGCCTTGTGCGAGAAATCGCCGTCGAGCCCGAACGGCACCTCGCGCATCAGGAAATAGCGGATGACGTCCACGCCGAACTGGTCGATCAACAGGTTCGGCTCGACCACGTTGCGCAGCGACTTCGACATCTTCTTGCCTTCCACCGTCCACCAGCCGTGCGCGAAAATATTGAGAGGCGGCGAGATGCCGATGGCCTTCAGCATGGTGGACCAGTACACCGCGTGCGTGGTCAAAATGTCCTTGCCGATGAGGTGATGCGCCGCCGGCCAGTAATCGCATTTTAAAATCTCGTCGTGGCTGCCGTGGATCGAGATGTAGTTGATGAGCGCGTCGAACCAGACGTAGGTGACGTAATCCTCATCGAAGGGCAGGGGGATGCCCCAGGCGAGGCGTTCCTTGGGCCGCGAGATGCAGAGGTCTTCCAGTGGTTTTTTCAGGAAGCCCAGGATTTCGTTCTTCCGCGACGCGGGCAGGATGAACGATTCGTTTTTCTGGATGTGATCGATCAGCCACTCCTGATACTGGCTCATCTTGAAAAAATAATTGTACTCTTTGATCTTTTCCACCTTGCGCCCACACTCCGGGCAGTTGCCCTCGACGAGGTCCTTCTCCGTCCAGAAACGTTCGTCGGGCATGCAGTACCAGCCTTCGTAACTGTCGCGGTAGATTTCGCCTTTCTCGTGGAGCGCCTGGAGGATTTCGCGGACCACCCGGGTGTGGCGTTCCTCCGTGGTGCGGATGAAATCGGTATTGGAAATGTTGAAGCGCGCCCACAGGTCCTTGAACGGTTTGTGCAGGGCATCGACGTACGCCTGGGCGCTGCGTCCGGCTTGCTCCGCCGCCTGCTGGACTTTCTGCCCGTGCTCGTCGGTGCCGGTCAGAAAAAACACGTCGTCGCCATCGAGCCTGCGGTAGCGGGCGGCGACGTCGGCGGCGATGGTGGTGTAGGCGTGGCCGATGTGGGGCACGTCGTTGACGTAATAAATGGGTGTGGTGATGTAGAACTTTCGATTCATGTCGGTGGCGTTCGGGGTTGTGGGTTAGCTGGCTGGCTGCGTGGGCGCGTGGGGCTGCGGCGTCAGGTAGTCACGAAGCTCTTCCAGATCATAGTACATGATGTAATCGTCCTCAAGGCGAACGGTCACCTTATGCTTCAGGATGTCGTTCTGGATCACACGGCCCTTGCCATCCGGAGTGGAAATGGTTTTGCCCAGTTTGGGCATTTCCTTGATGAGGTCCTTGTAGATGTTGTGTTCGTATTGCAGGCAGCACATGAGGCGGCCGCACACGCCGGAAATCTTGCTGGGGTTGAGCGCGAGGCCCTGGTCCTTGGCCATGCGGATGGTCACCGGGGTGAATTCCGGCAAAAAGCGCGAACAGCACAACTCCTCGCCGCACACGCCATGGCCGTTGATCGACTTGGCCTCGTCGCGCACCCCGACCTGCCGCATCTCGATTCGATGGCGCAGGCGCGAGGCCAGTTCCTTGACCAGCTGACGGAAATCGATGCGGCCCTCGGCGGTGAAGTAGAACACCGACTTGTTGAGTTCCTCGAAAAACACGACGCGGCTCAGGTTCATCGGCAGCTTCAGGCTTTCGATCAA of Nitrospina watsonii contains these proteins:
- a CDS encoding YchF/TatD family DNA exonuclease, producing the protein MIIDTHAHIDMADFDADRDAIIQRARDHGVKYIVNIGCDIPSSHRSVALTEEHDFIYAAVGIHPHDVKDIDDNTYLELRELLQHPRVIAVGETGLDYFKNYSPHDLQRAHFRKHIELAREHKKPLVIHSRDAKEDTLAILSEYYPQDPNGRAGIFHCFTGDQEMAEAALAMGFYISFSGVVTFKNAEDLRAVAKTIPADRLFVETDCPYMAPVPMRGKRNEPAFVNHTAEFLAELRGTSVQDLHRTVELSFFDLYGIGNTAQSGTISYQIRNSLYLNLTQRCTANCVFCTRISKPIVQGYNLALDREPTADEVWASIDDPAKYDEVVFCGYGEPTLRLDVIKNVAQKIKAAGGRVRLNTNGHGNVINKRNILPELAGLVDSVSISLNADNSDAYDEVSQPLPNYRGRIYDEILKFIEDAKVHIPEVQATIVTHQQDVDEDKCAEIAEQQFGVTYRPRRYNIVG
- a CDS encoding DUF423 domain-containing protein, whose protein sequence is MRQWILLGGILGGLSVMLGAFGAHSLKAVLTEKSLATFHTATQYQFFHSLALVLVGLLAHQLGEGHNSKVIKAGWFFLAGIVLFSGSLYWLALGGPRVLGPVTPLGGLSFMTGWFLLAFSIPKK
- a CDS encoding Crp/Fnr family transcriptional regulator codes for the protein MKTEDVVDHLNRISFFDDFSEEDKQKLAQVPGTVQNLAAGECIIRKGTTDPTMYFVLEGVVIISAGEDLRHEITELHAGALFGDVPFVKAVPRVTSVLAKSAATVLRFNKDHMDQLGPDLIGKFKDQFLRLFVIRLDMLKSTISQNRVDFEKFFDSFQSIFKEIEMMNQDIILPDDDDNNNR
- a CDS encoding S1C family serine protease — its product is MMKPNWKILTVAALLFVGIPMLSIVGSGRSLQAGNAYALSTDINPVGTNRITEVVKWNDQAVVGVHSTMKVAQMRGSSPHKPFGQTPFGPGAPMPQPAPQGSGSGFIIDAEGHVLTNNHVVDGADKVQVQLHDGKEYEAELIGQDAVTDIALLKIVRKDGHTSPLPHMKLGDSATLDVGEWVVAIGNPFGLQHTVTTGIVSAKGRNLGAGPYDAFIQTDASINPGNSGGPLLNMNGDVVGINTMILSGNGGNVGIGFAIPINMAKSIVSDLMKDGKVTRGWLGVTIQKMTLELASSFGLNEPQGVLVNGVLPKGPAERGGLLRGDVIVQYNGQELADFADLPKLVAKTRPGETVTLNILRNGKPATVQITIEKMQERQA
- the metG gene encoding methionine--tRNA ligase, giving the protein MNRKFYITTPIYYVNDVPHIGHAYTTIAADVAARYRRLDGDDVFFLTGTDEHGQKVQQAAEQAGRSAQAYVDALHKPFKDLWARFNISNTDFIRTTEERHTRVVREILQALHEKGEIYRDSYEGWYCMPDERFWTEKDLVEGNCPECGRKVEKIKEYNYFFKMSQYQEWLIDHIQKNESFILPASRKNEILGFLKKPLEDLCISRPKERLAWGIPLPFDEDYVTYVWFDALINYISIHGSHDEILKCDYWPAAHHLIGKDILTTHAVYWSTMLKAIGISPPLNIFAHGWWTVEGKKMSKSLRNVVEPNLLIDQFGVDVIRYFLMREVPFGLDGDFSHKALIGRVNSDLANNLGNLLNRTLNMLGKYFEGRVPEIDVEGDEDAGLKGKSKEVVEQVNELYDELAYNRILMKIWELLDASNQYINSTAPWNLAKSDDGKKRLATVLYNAAEACRVIAILIHPFMPDTSKKMMQQLGVETPIEDQGLPSIRTWGWLSASAQSKQGEQIFPRIEDKAAEKILATVEVKASGDDGAAAVEEDNLIQIDDFMRLDLRVALILEAEKVKKSKKLIKLKVDLGHEQRQVVAGIAESYEPEQLVGRKVILVANLKPAKLMGIESQGMILAGSDQGKVVLAGFDEELELGARVK
- a CDS encoding PSP1 domain-containing protein, yielding MQNEPVNSDSAATSPDAESTRPKFVIGIRMRGRDKTQLCDPNTLKLRVGMDVMVDTEDGPQIGVVASNKIINIRKDACHPLKVLRLANDEDRHHEEEKRQRESKSTVLCQELIESLKLPMNLSRVVFFEELNKSVFYFTAEGRIDFRQLVKELASRLRHRIEMRQVGVRDEAKSINGHGVCGEELCCSRFLPEFTPVTIRMAKDQGLALNPSKISGVCGRLMCCLQYEHNIYKDLIKEMPKLGKTISTPDGKGRVIQNDILKHKVTVRLEDDYIMYYDLEELRDYLTPQPHAPTQPAS